One Candidatus Nomurabacteria bacterium genomic region harbors:
- a CDS encoding GatB/YqeY domain-containing protein, translating into MSEILERMRKDMFKAVKDHDQVISGIIQLAIASVKNFEISKGEDVSEEEIIEVLRKESKKLQDSIDQFTSAGRTDLVDSTRIQLEYIKQYLPQMMNLEEIEGFVDSTIKEMGEVSMKDMGRVMGAVMGKLQGKAEGNAVKDIVIKKLS; encoded by the coding sequence ATGTCCGAAATTCTGGAAAGAATGAGAAAAGATATGTTCAAGGCCGTAAAAGATCACGACCAGGTCATTTCTGGGATCATTCAATTAGCTATAGCAAGTGTGAAGAATTTTGAGATATCAAAGGGTGAAGATGTATCAGAAGAAGAGATCATAGAAGTACTTCGCAAAGAATCTAAGAAATTGCAAGATAGTATTGATCAATTTACCTCTGCAGGTAGGACAGATCTTGTAGATTCCACTCGTATCCAATTAGAATATATCAAACAGTATCTCCCTCAAATGATGAACCTAGAAGAGATCGAGGGATTTGTTGATTCAACAATAAAAGAGATGGGGGAGGTGAGTATGAAAGATATGGGTAGGGTTATGGGTGCAGTAATGGGTAAGTTACAAGGAAAAGCAGAGGGAAATGCAGTAAAAGATATAGTGATCAAGAAGTTAAGCTGA